A single Triticum dicoccoides isolate Atlit2015 ecotype Zavitan chromosome 2A, WEW_v2.0, whole genome shotgun sequence DNA region contains:
- the LOC119352067 gene encoding S-(+)-linalool synthase, chloroplastic-like, whose product MLTTVDHLKRLCIDHYFQDEIDNVMDACVDLVHSDDLLDATLSLRLMREAGYYVSADDVLRKFTNDNGDFNHGLTKDIRGMLSLQDMSYLNMGESSLYKANEFSAKHLRLAIKYLEPSLARYVRRSLDHPYHVSLMQYKARHHLSYLQNLPTRNTSIENLALAEFQIKKLQHQREIKEVKRWWVDLGLAKEIPAARDQVLKWYMWPMTVLEGLSFSRYRIEITKIISMVYIVDDIFDLVATQNELSLFNEAIKMWDPAAAVDSLPSYMISCYKALYTVTNDIAAMVRKEHGLNPITHIKQAWAALFDGFMIEGKWLYTNQAPTSEDYLRNGIVTSGAPLVFLHLFFLLGHDFTEGNNDRILRIISCTAKIMRLWDDMGSAKDESQAGLDGSCKELYHRENPHGDAEKHMLKMIASEWQDLNRECFSGTNSTLSHTFIRASLNFARMVRVMYSYDDEQRLPILEDYTRMLLF is encoded by the exons ATGTTGACCACTGTTGATCACCTCAAGCGCCTCTGCATCGATCATTATTTCCAAGACGAGATCGACAATGTCATGGATGCATGTGTGGATCTCGTTCATAGTGATGATCTACTTGATGCAACCCTTTCACTGAGGCTAATGAGAGAAGCTGGATATTATGTTTCGGCAG ATGATGTTCTTCGGAAGTTCACAAATGATAATGGTGATTTCAACCATGGGCTCACCAAAGACATTAGAGGGATGTTGAGCTTGCAAGACATGTCATACCTCAACATGGGAGAATCATCACTGTACAAGGCAAATGAATTCTCAGCCAAGCACCTTAGACTTGCAATTAAGTATTTGGAGCCAAGCCTTGCAAGATATGTGAGGCGGTCACTAGACCATCCCTATCATGTGAGCCTGATGCAGTACAAGGCAAGGCACCATCTGAGTTACCTCCAGAACTTGCCCACTAGGAACACATCAATTGAGAATCTGGCACTTGCAGAGTTTCAGATTAAGAAGTTGCAGCATCAAAGAGAAATTAAAGAGGTTAAGAG ATGGTGGGTGGATTTGGGATTGGCTAAAGAAATACCGGCTGCGAGGGACCAAGTACTTAAATGGTACATGTGGCCCATGACTGTCCTTGAGGGTTTGTCCTTCTCTAGATATCGGATTGAGATCACAAAGATCATCTCCATGGTCTACATTGTGGATGACATCTTTGATCTTGTCGCCACACAGAATGAGCTCTCTCTTTTCAATGAGGCAATCAAAAT GTGGGATCCTGCTGCTGCTGTTGATTCACTCCCGAGCTACATGATATCATGTTACAAGGCTCTTTACACTGTCACAAATGATATAGCCGCTATGGTTAGAAAAGAGCATGGACTGAACCCTATCACTCATATCAAGCAAGCT TGGGCAGCTTTGTTTGATGGATTCATGATCGAGGGAAAATGGTTATATACTAATCAGGCCCCTACATCAGAGGACTACCTAAGAAACGGTATCGTCACTTCAGGAGCACCACTAGTATTCCTGCATCTTTTCTTCTTGCTAGGGCATGATTTTACAGAGGGCAACAATGACCGCATCCTTCGGATCATCTCCTGCACTGCAAAGATAATGAGGCTTTGGGACGACATGGGCAGTGCAAAG GATGAATCACAAGCAGGGCTCGACGGATCTTGCAAGGAGTTGTACCACAGAGAAAATCCTCATGGTGACGCGGAGAAGCACATGCTGAAGATGATCGCAAGTGAATGGCAGGATCTGAATAGGGAATGCTTCTCTGGGACAAACTCAACACTATCGCATACCTTCATCCGGGCGTCACTCAACTTTGCAAGGATGGTCCGCGTCATGTATAGCTATGACGATGAGCAGAGGCTCCCCATCCTTGAGGATTACACCAGGATGTTGCTCTTCTGA
- the LOC119352064 gene encoding zinc finger BED domain-containing protein RICESLEEPER 1-like → MEHHVYEQHEQDDGTKAEAERHKRSKADMEHSDEQHKEDDSMEEVEAEFVGADGSLKNKHQIQSMVWDEFEPIFLDDKVQFAECLSCHFLFSFNGDSCLRRHLESCTAKPEAAERPQKDSCFTDGSSSSGATRRPVQGVADHQSLPASDVPSLKKQKTSSMNIGNDMSASKFSQESPYQDVAKMIILHGYPLSIVEHQEMKRIFKSINPVANTVSHSDMEEHLFDLFQKEKMNAKDRIALTSRRVSLSASIWTDDGPEPTVKYLCLTAHFIGDDWKVHRRIIKFGMYWCSPTNLERTIHCKEACVPQSESGSYNVIWDAIRDWNLDQKILSLTSVGEIKNDANTARLKAMLMEKKWLPISGKLCNIACLDSMINSVVDEGQSDILLLIGDAVMEFFVAHASSPLPQQKLLEVISQMSFKCPREDAKWWHKFYFRLELLLQFKKLFPDEEVLSPEDMGVIESICKILRTFYRAIEVISGPSSPTANIYFSEVWKVRTVLQEEASNENVEIATLVMVMQHAFDKYWQNSYVWLSVPVVLDPRFKMSFIEFRLRQAYGAGSASYLSEIRGAVQELFSEYYKPMDQPSGAVVSRSADDKDSLEDWDEHLSSQMSSELDDYLGEGLVPREDDFDILKWWMEHATKYPTLAAIARDVLAMPASAVHSEAAFSSTGPVIPKHHSALIIRTIEALVCSRDWMR, encoded by the exons ATGGAGCATCATGTTTATGAGCAGCACGAGCAGGATGACGGCACGAAAGCGGAGGCAGAGCGCCACAAACGGTCCAAG GCAGATATGGAGCATTCTGATGAGCAACACAAGGAGGATGACAGCATGGAAGAAGTGGAGGCAGAATTCGTTGGAGCTGACGGGTCACTCAAAAACAAGCACCAGATTCAGTCCATGGTCTGGGATGAGTTTGAGCCCATCTTTCTGGACGACAAGGTCCAGTTTGCAGAGTGCCTGAGCTGCCACTTCCTCTTCAGCTTCAACGGAGATAGCTGTCTGCGCCGGCACCTGGAATCCTGCACGGCCAAACCGGAAGCGGCGGAGAGGCCACAGAAGGATTCCTGCTTCACAGATGGTAGCAGCTCCAGTGGCGCAACCCGTCGGCCTGTTCAAGGGGTGGCAGATCATCAATCCCTACCAGCATCAGATGTTccaagcctgaagaaacagaagacCTCATCTATGAATATTGGGAATGATATGAGCGCCAGCAAGTTTAGTCAGGAGTCACCATATCAAGATGTGGCCAAAATGATCATACTCCATGGTTATCCTTTGTCAATTGTGGAGCATCAAGAAATGAAAAGGATTTTCAAGAGCATCAACCCTGTGGCTAACACAGTCTCCCATAGTGATATGGAGGAACATTTGTTTGATCTATTTCAGAAGGAAAAGATGAATGCCAAGGATAGAATTGCGCTTACCTCCCGGCGCGTCTCTCTGTCAGCAAGCATCTGGACTGACGATGGACCTGAGCCAACGGTAAAGTACCTCTGTTTGACAGCACATTTCATTGGCGATGACTGGAAAGTTCACAGAAGAATAATAAAGTTTGGCATGTATTGGTGCTCACCTACTAATTTGGAAAGGACCATACACTGCAAGGAGGCCTGTGTTCCACAGTCTGAAAGTGGATCTTACAATGTCATATGGGATGCGATCAGAGATTGGAATCTTGATCAGAAGATCCTGAGCTTGACTTCAGTTGGTGAAATCAAGAACGATGCGAATACCGCGAGGCTCAAGGCGATGCTCATGGAGAAGAAGTGGCTTCCCATCAGTGGCAAGCTATGCAACATCGCTTGCTTGGACAGCATGATAAACAGTGTTGTCGACGAAGGACAATCAGACATACTTCTCCTTATTGGTGATGCAGTAATGGAATTTTTTGTGGCACATGCATCTTCACCATTGCCCCAGCAGAAGCTGCTGGAGGTCATTTCACAGATGAGTTTCAAGTGTCCACGGGAAGATGCCAAGTGGTGGCACAAGTTTTATTTTAGGCTTGAACTTCTGCTGCAATTCAAGAAGTTATTTCCTGATGAAGAAGTGCTGTCTCCAGAAGATATGGGAGTTATTGAGTCCATTTGCAAGATTTTGAGAACGTTTTATCGTGCCATCGAAGTGATTTCTGGCCCAAGCTCTCCGACGGCAAACATATACTTTAGCGAGGTATGGAAAGTGAGGACTGTTCTGCAGGAAGAAGCATCAAATGAGAATGTCGAAATTGCTACATTGGTCATGGTGATGCAGCACGCGTTCGacaagtactggcagaactcatacGTGTGGTTGTCGGTACCTGTTGTTCTAGACCCTAGATTCAAGATGAGCTTCATCGAATTCCGTCTGCGACAGGCTTACGGTGCAGGCTCAGCGAGCTACTTATCCGAAATACGCGGTGCGGTGCAGGAACTCTTCAGTGAATACTACAAACCTATGGATCAGCCAAGTGGCGCCGTTGTTTCCAGGAGTGCAGATGATAAAGATTCATTGGAAGATTGGGATGAGCATCTCAGTAGTCAGATGTCTTCAGAGCTTGATGACTACCTTGGGGAGGGCCTAGTCCCAAGAGAGGATGATTTTGACATTCTGAAATGGTGGATGGAACATGCCACCAAGTACCCCACTCTTGCAGCTATTGCGCGGGACGTCCTGGCCATGCCGGCATCTGCCGTTCACTCTGAAGCGGCATTCAGCAGCACTGGGCCGGTGATCCCGAAGCACCATAGTGCGCTGATCATCAGGACGATTGAGGCGCTCGTCTGTTCTCGAGATTGGATGAGATGA